gtgtctgtgagCTTGAttactttagatacttcatataagtagaatcatacaatatttgtctttctgtgactgacatatccttagcataatgtcctcaagattcatccatattgtagcatatgacaagatttcctacttttttaaggccaaataatattctattatgtatacatgcaacattttctttatccattcacctgtcaatagacatttgggttgcttatacttcttggctattgtgaatgatgctgcaatgaacatgagtgtGTAAATCTCTCTAAGaaaccctgctttcaattccaCCTCgcagtggaattgctagatcatacagtaattctgtttttaattttttgaggaaacttcctTGTTTTTTCCGTAGTGGCTACACTATCtcacattcctaccagcaatgcacgagggttccaatttctctacatccttgccaacacttcttattttctgttttttgatagtggccatcctaatggatgtaaggtaatatttcattgtagttttgatttgcatttttctattgattactaatattgagcatcttttcataagcatgttggtcatttgtatatcttctttggagaaatgtctatccaagtcctttttaattagattatctggtttttgttgttgttgaattgtggttctttatatagtctgtatattaacaccttatcagataaaccacttgccaatattttctcccgttctgtaggtcatcttttcattctgttgattgtttcttttgatgtgcacaagtttttaagtttgatatagtcccatttgtctatttttgctttttgcctgtgcttttggagtCAAATCCAAGGAATCATTGCCAtagtattttttaacatttaaattgtaaaatattctCTAAGATGTTTACTGTATCCTATTGGTCCTTATTGCTTCATCAATGTGAGGTAGGTATAAATGAAATTTGTTACATTCAAACTTTCAGTCTGCCTTTAAAAGGTACTCTTATAAGGTGAAAGTCTTATACCACATACAAAGTACTACACTTCTCTTACCATTTTTGATATCTGACGACAATAGTATGATATTACTATTGTTGAATTATTTGACAATGTTATGCACTGAAACCTGATAAAAATCTGTGTCAGTTTCTATCTTGACCTACACTTGCACAAGTTAATTAACATGAGGGGCCTAtaatttgtattaatttcttaAATAGATTCAGATATTGAAGTTTAATTTCTGTGCCTAATATCTTGATtcctttcttagtttttcttacCACCTCCTTTTCTGATATTTGATTTGCCGAGAATTATCTTGTTGCCAGTCAGATAACAGTCTTGTTTAGTGACTGAGTACTCCATAAAAAGCTAAGACTTTGGGTCATTATACTGTGTTCTATTCATTCCAGAGCAAGACTCAGTTCTATCAAACTTTAATGATTTcaatcattgctttttttttatagggaaatttttttttaattttaacttttttactttttgaccCTTTTCACCCATTTCCCACTGTCCaccctcacctctggcaaccaccaatctgttctttgtatctatgagcttggctttgttttgctttgttttgttttttagagtccATATAtgagagagatcatacagtatttgtcattctctgtctgctTGGTTGTATTTGTTTACTCTGTGGCATGGTGGCTTCCCTCGGTATATTCGTCTTACACAAGCTAATTTTGTAGATAATGTGGAAAGAGGGGCCAAGTTCAGAATAGATCATTATTGACTTAGTCAATGACTGTtggagtttttaaagaatttcatatacttttctTTCGTACATAGATATCAATATGATGGATATCCTTACAACACCATCAATGGCTAAACCTAGACAAGATTATTCAAGAACCCCAGGACAAGTATTATCTCTCATCAGCTCTTTGGGATTTGTAAGTACTTGATAAGGAAAGACTCACATGACATGCCCTTTCATGACTGCcacttaaaacttaaaattcttttctttttcaataaatgaacaaaataaatttacatgTCAAGCATGTTGAGTTACTTTAACAGTTTATCTACTCAGGTGGTATAGCACTCTGTGCACTTAGGTGGTATTTTTGTGAAGGTAAATCTTAGcgtttgtgtttgtctttctctttttaatagtACACACCAGttgcagaaaaaaatcaagactctgcaaatattttttcaacccATGTATCTGAAACATTGCAGCTTTCTCAAGGACTGACTTGTCCTATGTCGATAGATCAAAAGGACACTACTCCTTATTCTAGCAAACTATTAAAATCATGTGAGTATAAAAGAAAAGGTAGCTTATTCCATTAAGTGTGTCTCTTCAGGaacaaaatgtttttgaatttttaaatctctaatatcaagttaataattttgaaatgcaGCTATTTGAACAGTCTATGGCGTTCCTATATTTCATCACGTGAgtgccattctgactggagttgTTGCAGATCTTGAAGTCAACAGAATAAAATGCCTAACTAAGGAGACATTCTCCAATTAGCTATAATATTGGAATGATCATTGGGTAAATTTCACTATTCTGGTAGTATATGTCAAAATACACTATATTTTTCTATGGAATTCTTATATAGAGAAGATGTAGTACCCATAATATTGTGTATCTTTATAAAATTACTTCcaaaagattttcaaagaaaatagttGAAGTAAAGATACGGTTTTTTAAATTAGCACACAATAAAAGACAGAAACGAAGTAGAGGAGGAGAGTGAGTGGAAGATTCGTGTAGTGCTTCACTTCACCCTTTATCAGTTAACAGCAGCGGACAAATTCGTTCTCTGCACTCAGGTTCTTCCTCTTGGGAATGTGAATAATGATGCTGTAAAGAATAATTGGTGTTAGTTATCAGAGATGTTACCTCATTTTGAATTTGGTCCTCAAATCTATACATATTTAGGAGatatctatctatagatagatagatagatcccttttacaaatgagaaaaccaatatttgaaaatgtttagttAAACTATTAGTGGGTAAGTCAAGTAGAGATTGCAGATACAATGTCTATCCACTGACCCTTTCCTCCTAATTCAATGAGTCTTGTTTCTTCTGCCAAAATCACTTCTGTGAAAatcaaaatgactgaaaaaatatatatagctgtgataaagagaaaactgttaaaatatgGAATATGCAGATGTTATGTATAGCCTTATTGTATCACCTCGGTCATTTTTTAGTCTAGTCAGAACTAGATGGGTGCAGGGCACAGTGCTGGTCGCTTGAGTGAATATGAAAATGATTAAGAGAGGTTCTTGCCTCAGAAGAGCTTGTAATTTTGTGCTGATTACAGGTATGAAGGGAGAAGAACAAGAATCCTATAAAATAAAGATCCAATCGAAACTTGAAGCCAAATTTTTACAAGGGATACTATGATACAAAGTGATAAATGCTAAATGGAAAAATCAGGAATGGTTCTAAATAAAGATATGGCAACAGCCAAGCTGGGcctagaaagagaaggaggaatttAACAGCTCCAAGTATATTGGAAAAGGGCGTTTCAGATAGAGGCATAAGCAAAGGCATGGACACATGAAAGTATATTCCATCTTCAGACGTAGGGACTAAACGTGTTATGTGAGGCTGGGAAGCACGTGCAATAGAAGAGGCAGCCTAGCAGGTAGATGGAGAAAGATCAAGTGTCATGACAGGGAGCTTGAATTTAAGTGTAGAGAAAGGGGAGCCATCAAAAGTCCAAAGTAGGGCATGGTCTGATCATATCAGTGATTCAGAAAGAACTCATTAGCAAATATACAGCATCACATGGCATTAGATTAGACACAAGTTCCCATATTACTGGGAAAAGGCAGCTGAGCAATTTAGTCAAGTGGCCAGTGAGTTTCAGGAATTCCATTGAGAGGATTTGTGTACCAAAAAGAAAGTTGGTTtagggccagccctagtggtctagtgattaagtttggcacactctgctttggctgcccaggttcagttcctgggtacagacctacaccgctcgtctgctagtggccatgctgtgacggcagcTCAtgtacaaaaaaaggaagattggcagtgggtgttagctcagggcaaatcttcctcagcaaaaaagaaagaaagaaagttgttTTAGATGGACTTTGAAATTCCCCTTCCAGTTTTAAAGTTCTaagatttattaaattaaaaaactgtaAGACTAAGAATTTACTTGGGATTAAAGTTATGTTCACCCtttttgggaaagagaaaaaaatatacatatctttttatatatgtacaaACTCTTTCTATGCACATATTATGATCTTTAGTAAAAGTATGATTGTTGTGTTTTAAGTTCAGGAGAAACAATATTtagcatcatttatttttatgataaaggAAAATGTATCATGTAGATGATGCTGCTTTCTTGTACTGACTGGCTCTTAGCCAGTTCACTCATTTGCTTTACtcaatagtattaaaaaaatcCCTTATGGGTGTGTATAATTCACACTTGTACGCATGTAAAcctcaatattaaaataaagctgTAGTTTTGATTAAATACAAATTGAACTCAGTAAATTTAGTCACATTCCAACCTTACATCACATCTGGATATAGCACATCAATAATGCTCCTTTATCAAGAAGAGTTTCAAATTgaataaaagatattcaaaatgGATTTCCTCCTAATTATTAATTAGTTCCCTTGTCCTGGTTTTTGCTTTACAAATGTTGagagttgtgggttttttttaactttcacagCAGTACTTGTATGCCAAAACAGCTGACGCCCTCCTTGTGGATTGGATAATGTTTACATAGGGaaaaaaacatacacagaaataGTTCTCAGATGCAATACTTAATACTTCGCCTAACTATCTGTAAAGATTCAGGTTCAGTGAGGAACTAAGAAAGATGTGACATAAGCCTCGATATTTTCTGCCGCCTACAGGCCTTGAAACAGTTGCCTCCAACCCCGGGATGCCCGTGAAGTGTCTGACTTCGAATCTCCTCCAGTCTAGGAAGAGGCTGGCCACGTCCAGTGCCAGCAGTCAGTCCCACACCTTCGCGTCCAGTGTGGAGTCTGAATGCCACAGCAGTCCCAGGTGGGAAAAGGATTGCCAGGTGAGAGTGAAAGTTTTCTTCATTAAAACCAATTACTATGTCAAATTAATGACAGAAACACTTTATACCTTTTCATATATATTCTGTAAGGAAATGAAACTGTTACACGAATGGCAGTCAAGATGTTCTTCATTTTCCTGTATATTCTGtcaaattcttttgaaatattttatttctcattcaagAGTGAAATTATTCTTGCTTGATATATAATGAGAttccaaattttttaatttttgcagtaAATTGATGGTAAACATTTGGCTTCTAGGCATCTAGAtggacatttgtttttaattccctGCCATGACACAGACATTAgcttgttgagtgttttttacctatatcttattttaaaatttatactacctccttctatactgttttctgcCAGTTTCTCATTTAATGAAATGGTAACTCTTCTGGATCAGAAATAACTTTTAGACCTCAAAGGTAATGTAAGTGTACCTTTAAAAGTATCTAGTCTAGGAAGATTGCTTGCTAAGTGAATGGGTTTAcctaaaattatttaatgtatatattctgtttttgccttttaaaaaagctACAGAagctaataaatattaaaactgagAGGAactaaaattttacattatagtAAACTTTCAGAGAATGCTGATAAAATAATGTTAGATTAGAATATGGTAATGCACAAAGAATAAActttcattttgataaaatagTTTGGATTGTATTTGCTCTTATTGTTAGTAATATGATTTTCTTCACCGTTGTTGGATATTTGTATTTTAGGAGTAAGGTCACATTATTGTTCAGTTCAGGCagggtttctcagtctttttcctcttctccttgtaGGCTGCTCTATGGGCAATATATACTGCAGGATAAACCGGCATTGCACTCCTAGTCCTATTATTTCACTTTGATTTTCATCAAGAAAGCATATTGTATAATATTGCAAACTATACACAGCTTTACCGTCTCCCTCCCACTTCTGCACCCCTGAGGAATGCAATGATTGGACTGTAGTAGTGCTTCTCAAGTATGATGAGAGGAGTGACAGTGGACCACAAGGGACCCCTGATAAACCTTATGCTAACTCCCAAAGGCACAGTTTTCTGTGCTTGCAGATCAGTGAGTTGTGacttaggaattttctttttgttcatgacTAAGCACCCCTTACTATTACTAAGTAAGTTGATAAAGTTTGATTTTTTCACATATCAAAAATAGTCACTATTAGCATTTACTGAAGATTCACTCTAATTGACTCATCTTGTAAAATTCCTGATTACCATGCACCAAGTTGTGATGTTATGTACAATGCTCTGATCACATGAGCACCTGCAGATAGTTAGCATTCAAACAGTTTTCAAGAAAAGCATTTTGTTATCAATGCATCCTCAGTTCATCTTGTGGACAATGGATTTTAATTcttgttatttttggtttttaattataaattaccATTAGTTTAGCTTCATTCCTCATCAGTTTGGTTTTATTATACTTGTGTGAAGTGATAGACGATTACTTCAGCAATATTTTTGTTGTCTATAACTTTCCATTAACTATATTTCAAGCCTTGTGCATTTTGCAATTCAAAATAGAATTGTCCATACCCCTGTTGCATAGCAGATATCTACATATGTAGCATTACCCCCAGTTTTCCCTGAATATGTTGAATgttatttgtcttatttaaatAACATGTAATACACTATCAAATACGTATTATAGAATAGTTGATTTACATTTTAGACCAGTGTTTCACtcaatgtatataaacatatactatAATTGTTTATATTGCTTTTTGATTCTCTGTCATCATTGTTCTTTTGTTCCATTGGAAAGTGGGAATAGGGAGCATAGTAGTTTCTGGGCTCATTTATCCTACCTAAGTGGACAGAGGTTTAAAAGGTTAAAGGGTCTCAGCTTtgtataactaaaaaaaaaagggtttttttcccctctcttagGAAAGTGACGAAGCACTGGGCTCTGCAATGATGAGCTGGAATACAATTGAAAAGCCCTTATGTACAAAGTCTACAAATGCCATCGAGACCAAAAGTTGCAATAACAAGGATCTTGAGTTAGCCCTTTCTCCCATTCATAACAGCGGGGTCATTCCTGCCACTGGAAGCTCTTGTGTAAACCTTGGTAAAAAATGCTTCTCTGGGGAAGTTTCTTGGGAAGCAAGAGAACTggatataaataatattaatatggCCACTGACACAAGACGGTCTGGTTTACATCAGTCAAATCAGTGCGCTGTGGATTCTGGTGGTATGACTGAAGAGCACCTTgggaaaagaagttttaaaagaaattttgagtTGGTTGACTCCAGTCCTTGTCAGGAAATTATACAGAATAAAAAAAGTTGTATAGAGTATAGGCATAGTAATGAAACGAGAGATTGTTGTACAAATCAAAGTACAGGCTTAACAGCTGAAGTCCAGGACCTTAAGCTGTCAGTAGATAGAAGTCAGCAAAATGACGGTGCTAATAAGGAGAACGTGGTCAGTTCTCTTACTGATAAACAACAAACACCAGAAACATCACCTATCCCGATGATAGCAAAAAACCTCATGTGTGAACTGGATGAAGATTGTGACAAGAATAACAAGAAAGACTACTTAAGTTCTAGTTTTCTATGTTCTGATGATGATAGAGCTTCTAAAAGTATTTGTATGGACTCTGATTCATCTTTTCCTGGACTTTCTATAATGGAAAGTCCATTAGAAAGGCAGTCCTTAGATCCAGATAAAAGCATCAAAAAATCCTTTTTGGAAGAATCAAATATTGAAGACCTGCTTACTGTATCACCCAGCTGCCAAGAAAATACCTTGCCCAAAGGCGATGAGAATCCTGCTGTCCAAGACCATAACCAGAACATGTTAGCTCCCTCTTTGGAGGTGTTGAAAACATCAACCTTCTCCAAAAGAAATGCTGTAGCTTTTCGAAGCTTTAACAGTCATATTAATGCATCCAATAACTCAGAACCATCCAAAATGAGCATTACTTCTTTAGATGCAATGGATATTTCGTGCGCTTATAGTGGTTCATATCCCATGGCTGTCACTCCCACTCAAAAAAGAAGATCCCATATGCCGTATGAGGTATGTGATAATTTCTAACACTTTGTTCTTtagattttggaaaaataaactgttaaGGCCAGAACTACTTGGTCTCTCAGCTAGACGATATGATATAAATCATATAGTTTTGTTCTGCTTGTCGGGAACCTGTGCATCGTTGGAGGTTTTAATGCAGGAAGGCAAAGCTGGTAGTAATGTTGATTATTCTGAACTCCAATACCTCCTTCATTGGTGTTGCTCTATATACTTCCACACATTTTCAATCATGTTTACATATTTACAGTCACATATTTTCACTTGATCATGGCAACCCTGTGAGATACAAAATTAAAGTCCATGCCACCTTCCTGCCTTCTAAGGACATATTTAGATGATCTCTTTTCTTTAccgaaaaaagttgaaaaatatatatttcaaatcttattttgtttttattttccaaaccttTATGAActcaaagtttcatttttttctttctttggagagACACCCTAATATAGAAAGTGTAAACGCTTGATTTAGGGTTATACAAGACCTGGGTTCTCTATTCAGACGTCACTAAGTGACTCAGAAGGCGCTCAGCCTCCGAGCCTCTGTCCTGTCAGTCTGAAAAACATAAAGATACCCGTCCTGCTGGTCTCGCAGAGTCGTGTGAGACGAGAATATCTTAAACACTCGAATGCCAGTCGGCACAAGAGGTTATTTATATTTAGTTCTGTCTTAGGTATTGTCCCAATAGTTCAATCATTTGTCAGTGACAGCCTCCCTCAGTGACGGTTCTTGAGCTTGTATTAATCCATGCCATCAAGAAGTTTTTCTTgtggattttttcattttttctggtaTATCCAGATCTTACTGAAAGAATTGTTGTTATCTAAGCTATTGAATTTCACTGAATATCAGGACTTCTCATAGTCATCATTAGTTATGAGGCCATTTTCAAAACTGATCAAGAACTTCTGTATGTCTTTTATGCCCAGCAGCCTAGCTTTTGTTTTAGCATTTCTGTTCACTGTAAAAGGAATTAAGATACTTATTGTCTCTTAAACTCTTTGTAAATCAGCAGACCCCAAATCACATCAAGTCAGGAACTCCATTCCGAACTCCAAAGAGTGTGAGAAGAGGGGCAGCCCCAGTAGATGATGGGCGAATTCTTGGAACCCCAGACTACCTCGCACCTGAGCTGTTGTTAGGCAGGGCCCACGGTAAGGCATACATATCTGGAGTTTTTGAAGTGTTATCTATCACTACATTTTCTTCCGCggtaaattgttttaaatttctttggtaCTTAGATTAcctaaagtaaaagaaatgaactcaTCCAATACTCTTTTCTCATCTATATGCATTTATTGTAGGAAAAGAAGACATGCAGCCATCTGTTCTTTGCCTTCTGGTTCATTCTCAGTGATCCAGAcaagccccacctccaccccctctgTTATCTTTGTTCTGCCTCCTCAGGTCTGTTCTAGTTTGGGCTCAGGAATGCAAAGCTGGGCCTACACTTCTGTTCAGTCTGCAGAAGCCTAGTTCGGTTCAGAGCTTACCGTCACTTATTTCCTCACCAGAAGGGTCAGGCCAGAAACAAGCCTTCACAGTGCAACAGAGGAGTAAAAGGATGGCGTTTTCACccgtctcctttttttttcccttttgctctctGAAGTGTTTTCCCTTCCTACATTCTGAAATGAACTGCAtcaatttgctagggctgctgtaacaacgtaccacaaactgggtggttcaAAACAACGGAAATGTATTGCTGAGGTTTGGAAGCTGGacgtctgaaatcaaggtgtggacaggaccgtgctccctctgaaacctgtaggggcACCGTTCCTTGCCTCTTCGCAGCTTCCAGTGGGATGCTGGCAGTCTGGTCTTGGCTTGCAGACACCTCACTCCGATCCTTCCTCTTCGTAtagtgttctccctgtgtctctgtggtCACATGGCTGTGTGCTTATGAGGATACCAGTCATGTTGGACTAGGGGTCCTACCCTACTCCagtataacctcatcttaacctaACTAATTACAACTGCAAGGACCTGACTTCCAAATGTCACATTCAAGAGACCTCAAGGGTTAGGACCTCACCGTATCTTTGTTcagggggacataattcagcccataacgtGAACCCCTTCTACATGTTGCTGTTAatgatttcccttttctttgggCTCCTTTGATGATCatctgtctcctcttccccaccctgccaccccccacccccccacacaccacacacacctccttctatttttatgtctttgCTGACTTTTCTCCTTGGCCTGAAAATAAGTTTCCACCCTTGTCTTCGCCTTACCACGTATTCTCAAAGGTTGCCTCTTTTCTTTGCCTGATTGTTTCTGCTCTGGCAATTGGATTGTTATCCCTACCATTTAACTGaaacttttttattaaataacCAGTTATGTCATTATTGTCAAATCTACCAGCCTTTCCTCAGTCTCATTCCTCTTACCTCTATTGCTACCCCTCAGTTCTTTCCTTCGCTCTTCCAAAGATATGGAAGTTCTTCAAGATTctgccctttcctcttttttccctagaCCTGCTCCCTGTTAATCTTATCACTCCCATCCATGACTTCAGCCGTCACATCTATGTTGATGTTCCCCAAATACCCATCTCTAATCCTGACTTTCTTTAGGCAGCAGACACATGGCCAGAGTACCTGTTCAGTATTCTACTGGTCATTCAAATGCTGTGTGTTGTCCAGCttgctcttcctctcctccccatctcaATTTCACCATCTTTGTAGTGACACAGACATTGTCCCTGCATTCAGGCATTTCACCGGTTAATTCTGTCTCTGCAGTATTCTCACCTTTTCACCTCTGCCACTATTCTGTGTAAGAACCTCATCTTTCCCTTTCATTAATAGCTTTCTTTCTGGTCTCCTCGACTTCATTCTGTTGTCTGTGATCATTGCCACCGGATTTTCCCTCTTAAAACATAACGTGACTCACACTGCTTCTCTCTTGGAAAGACTACAGTGGCTCCTTCCTACCTGCAAC
The DNA window shown above is from Equus przewalskii isolate Varuska chromosome 30, EquPr2, whole genome shotgun sequence and carries:
- the MASTL gene encoding serine/threonine-protein kinase greatwall isoform X2, whose product is MEAAAGSEEDGGAGAATVECVYRIPLPRPPSIEEFTIVKPISRGAFGKVYLGQKGDKLYAVKVVKKADMINKNMTHQVQAERDALALSKSPFIVHLYYSLQSANNVYLVMEYLIGGDVKSLLHIYGYFDEEMAVKYISEVALALDYLHRHRIIHRDLKPDNMLISNEGHIKLTDFGLSKVTLNRDINMMDILTTPSMAKPRQDYSRTPGQVLSLISSLGFYTPVAEKNQDSANIFSTHVSETLQLSQGLTCPMSIDQKDTTPYSSKLLKSCLETVASNPGMPVKCLTSNLLQSRKRLATSSASSQSHTFASSVESECHSSPRWEKDCQESDEALGSAMMSWNTIEKPLCTKSTNAIETKSCNNKDLELALSPIHNSGVIPATGSSCVNLGKKCFSGEVSWEARELDINNINMATDTRRSGLHQSNQCAVDSGGMTEEHLGKRSFKRNFELVDSSPCQEIIQNKKSCIEYRHSNETRDCCTNQSTGLTAEVQDLKLSVDRSQQNDGANKENVVSSLTDKQQTPETSPIPMIAKNLMCELDEDCDKNNKKDYLSSSFLCSDDDRASKSICMDSDSSFPGLSIMESPLERQSLDPDKSIKKSFLEESNIEDLLTVSPSCQENTLPKGDENPAVQDHNQNMLAPSLEVLKTSTFSKRNAVAFRSFNSHINASNNSEPSKMSITSLDAMDISCAYSGSYPMAVTPTQKRRSHMPYETPNHIKSGTPFRTPKSVRRGAAPVDDGRILGTPDYLAPELLLGRAHGFLTSGPAVDWWALGVCLFEFLTGIPPFNDETPQQVFQNILKRDIPWPEGEEKLSDNAQSAVEILLTIDDTKRAGMKELKHHPLFSDVDWENLQHQTMPFIPQPDDETDTSYFEARNNAQHLTVSGFSL
- the MASTL gene encoding serine/threonine-protein kinase greatwall isoform X4, translating into MEAAAGSEEDGGAGAATVECVYRIPLPRPPSIEEFTIVKPISRGAFGKVYLGQKGDKLYAVKVVKKADMINKNMTHQVQAERDALALSKSPFIVHLYYSLQSANNVYLVMEYLIGGDVKSLLHIYGYFDEEMAVKYISEVALALDYLHRHRIIHRDLKPDNMLISNEGHIKLTDFGLSKVTLNRDINMMDILTTPSMAKPRQDYSRTPGQVLSLISSLGFYTPVAEKNQDSANIFSTHVSETLQLSQGLTCPMSIDQKDTTPYSSKLLKSCLETVASNPGMPVKCLTSNLLQSRKRLATSSASSQSHTFASSVESECHSSPRWEKDCQESDEALGSAMMSWNTIEKPLCTKSTNAIETKSCNNKDLELALSPIHNSGVIPATGSSCVNLGKKCFSGEVSWEARELDINNINMATDTRRSGLHQSNQCAVDSGGMTEEHLGKRSFKRNFELVDSSPCQEIIQNKKSCIEYRHSNETRDCCTNQSTGLTAEVQDLKLSVDRSQQNDGANKENVVSSLTDKQQTPETSPIPMIAKNLMCELDEDCDKNNKKDYLSSSFLCSDDDRASKSICMDSDSSFPGLSIMESPLERQSLDPDKSIKKSFLEESNIEDLLTVSPSCQENTLPKGDENPAVQDHNQNMLAPSLEVLKTSTFSKRNAVAFRSFNSHINASNNSEPSKMSITSLDAMDISCAYSGSYPMAVTPTQKRRSHMPYETPNHIKSGTPFRTPKSVRRGAAPVDDGRILGTPDYLAPELLLGRAHGPAVDWWALGVCLFEFLTGIPPFNDETPQQVFQNILKRDIPWPEGEEKLSDNAQSAVEILLTIDDTKRAGMKELKHHPLFSDVDWENLQHQTMPFIPQPDDETDTSYFEARNNAQHLTVSGFSL
- the MASTL gene encoding serine/threonine-protein kinase greatwall isoform X6 — encoded protein: MEAAAGSEEDGGAGAATVECVYRIPLPRPPSIEEFTIVKPISRGAFGKVYLGQKGDKLYAVKVVKKADMINKNMTHQVQAERDALALSKSPFIVHLYYSLQSANNVYLVMEYLIGGDVKSLLHIYGYFDEEMAVKYISEVALALDYLHRHRIIHRDLKPDNMLISNEGHIKLTDFGLSKVTLNRDINMMDILTTPSMAKPRQDYSRTPGQVLSLISSLGFYTPVAEKNQDSANIFSTHVSETLQLSQGLTCPMSIDQKDTTPYSSKLLKSCLETVASNPGMPVKCLTSNLLQSRKRLATSSASSQSHTFASSVESECHSSPRWEKDCQESDEALGSAMMSWNTIEKPLCTKSTNAIETKSCNNKDLELALSPIHNSGVIPATGSSCVNLGKKCFSGEVSWEARELDINNINMATDTRRSGLHQSNQCAVDSGGMTEEHLGKRSFKRNFELVDSSPCQEIIQNKKSCIEYRHSNETRDCCTNQSTGLTAEVQDLKLSVDRSQQNDGANKENVVSSLTDKQQTPETSPIPMIAKNLMCELDEDCDKNNKKDYLSSSFLCSDDDRASKSICMDSDSSFPGLSIMESPLERQSLDPDKSIKKSFLEESNIEDLLTVSPSCQENTLPKGDENPAVQDHNQNMLAPSLEVLKTSTFSKRNAVAFRSFNSHINASNNSEPSKMSITSLDAMDISCAYSGSYPMAVTPTQKRRSHMPYETPNHIKSGTPFRTPKSVRRGAAPVDDGRILGTPDYLAPELLLGRAHDIPWPEGEEKLSDNAQSAVEILLTIDDTKRAGMKELKHHPLFSDVDWENLQHQTMPFIPQPDDETDTSYFEARNNAQHLTVSGFSL
- the MASTL gene encoding serine/threonine-protein kinase greatwall isoform X3: MEAAAGSEEDGGAGAATVECVYRIPLPRPPSIEEFTIVKPISRGAFGKVYLGQKGDKLYAVKVVKKADMINKNMTHQVQAERDALALSKSPFIVHLYYSLQSANNVYLVMEYLIGGDVKSLLHIYGYFDEEMAVKYISEVALALDYLHRHRIIHRDLKPDNMLISNEGHIKLTDFGLSKVTLNRDINMMDILTTPSMAKPRQDYSRTPGQVLSLISSLGFYTPVAEKNQDSANIFSTHVSETLQLSQGLTCPMSIDQKDTTPYSSKLLKSCLETVASNPGMPVKCLTSNLLQSRKRLATSSASSQSHTFASSVESECHSSPRWEKDCQESDEALGSAMMSWNTIEKPLCTKSTNAIETKSCNNKDLELALSPIHNSGVIPATGSSCVNLGKKCFSGEVSWEARELDINNINMATDTRRSGLHQSNQCAVDSGGMTEEHLGKRSFKRNFELVDSSPCQEIIQNKKSCIEYRHSNETRDCCTNQSTGLTAEVQDLKLSVDRSQQNDGANKENVVSSLTDKQQTPETSPIPMIAKNLMCELDEDCDKNNKKDYLSSSFLCSDDDRASKSICMDSDSSFPGLSIMESPLERQSLDPDKSIKKSFLEESNIEDLLTVSPSCQENTLPKGDENPAVQDHNQNMLAPSLEVLKTSTFSKRNAVAFRSFNSHINASNNSEPSKMSITSLDAMDISCAYSGSYPMAVTPTQKRRSHMPYEQTPNHIKSGTPFRTPKSVRRGAAPVDDGRILGTPDYLAPELLLGRAHGPAVDWWALGVCLFEFLTGIPPFNDETPQQVFQNILKRDIPWPEGEEKLSDNAQSAVEILLTIDDTKRAGMKELKHHPLFSDVDWENLQHQTMPFIPQPDDETDTSYFEARNNAQHLTVSGFSL